One Paracoccaceae bacterium genomic region harbors:
- the glgC gene encoding glucose-1-phosphate adenylyltransferase, with protein sequence MKPRPNARLSSQAMAFVLAGGRGSRLKELTDRRAKPAVYFGGKTRIIDFALSNAVNSGIRKMAIATQYKAHSLIRHCQRGWNFFRAERNEYLDILPASQRMDEVNWYRGTADAVAQNIDIIDSYNIKYVVVLAGDHIYKMDYEVMIRQHVDSGADVTIGCLTVPRLEARAFGVMHVDKDMRITAFLEKPKDPPPIPGDPDHALASMGIYVFDWAFLRDLLVRDMADNSSTHDFGFDLIPHIVKNGKAVAHKFSDSCVTSGLEEEPYWRDVGTIDAFWQANIDLTDFVPKLDLYDNAWPIWTYAEIVPPAKFIHDEDGRRGSAVSSLVSGDCIVSGSAVSNSLLFTGCRTHSWSSLEYVVALPQVIVNRKAELKNCVIDRGVIIPEGLVVGADPEEDAKWFRRTESGIVLITQEMLDARAAKLG encoded by the coding sequence ATGAAACCGAGACCGAACGCGCGACTGTCCAGTCAGGCCATGGCCTTCGTGCTGGCCGGGGGGCGGGGCAGCCGTCTGAAGGAACTGACCGACCGGCGGGCCAAGCCGGCGGTCTATTTCGGCGGCAAGACGCGGATCATCGACTTTGCGCTGTCGAACGCGGTGAACTCCGGCATCCGCAAGATGGCGATCGCCACGCAGTACAAGGCGCACAGCCTGATCCGGCACTGCCAGCGCGGGTGGAACTTCTTTCGCGCCGAGCGGAACGAATACCTGGACATCCTGCCCGCCAGCCAGCGTATGGATGAGGTGAACTGGTACCGCGGCACGGCGGATGCAGTGGCACAGAACATCGACATCATCGACAGCTACAACATCAAGTATGTGGTCGTCCTGGCCGGCGACCATATCTACAAGATGGACTATGAGGTGATGATCCGCCAGCACGTCGACAGCGGCGCCGACGTGACCATCGGCTGCCTGACGGTTCCGCGCCTTGAAGCGCGCGCCTTCGGCGTGATGCATGTGGACAAGGACATGCGGATCACCGCCTTCCTGGAAAAGCCCAAGGATCCGCCACCGATTCCCGGCGACCCCGATCACGCGCTGGCCTCGATGGGCATCTATGTGTTCGACTGGGCGTTCCTGCGCGACCTTCTGGTGCGCGACATGGCCGACAACAGTTCGACCCATGATTTCGGCTTCGATCTGATCCCGCATATCGTGAAGAACGGCAAGGCCGTGGCGCACAAGTTCTCGGACAGCTGCGTGACCTCGGGGCTGGAGGAGGAACCCTACTGGCGGGACGTCGGAACCATCGACGCCTTCTGGCAGGCGAACATCGACCTGACCGATTTCGTCCCGAAGCTCGACCTCTACGACAATGCCTGGCCGATCTGGACCTATGCCGAGATCGTGCCCCCGGCGAAGTTCATCCATGACGAGGACGGTCGCCGTGGCTCGGCGGTATCGTCGCTGGTGTCGGGGGATTGCATCGTGTCCGGTTCCGCGGTGTCGAACAGCCTGCTGTTCACCGGGTGCCGCACGCATTCGTGGTCGAGCCTCGAATATGTCGTGGCGCTGCCGCAGGTGATCGTGAACCGAAAGGCCGAACTGAAGAACTGCGTGATCGATCGTGGCGTGATCATCCCCGAGGGACTGGTGGTGGGCGCCGATCCCGAAGAGGATGCCAAGTGGTTCCGCAGGACCGAGTCAGGTATCGTGCTGATCACGCAGGAGATGCTGGACGCGCGGGCGGCGAAGCTGGGCTGA
- the glgX gene encoding glycogen debranching protein GlgX, producing MSPATRGLPGHLPGHVPGPGRAFPLGATPQGDGVNFAVASAHAEAIELCLFSDDGRRELARVPLEARDGDVWHVHVDGLMPGARYGYRAHGPYAPEEGHRFNPNKLLIDPYARGLDGRLRWSDALMGYRIGSPRGDLSFDTRDSAFAVPKSVVVDTAFTWGEDAPPRRPWDRTVICETHVKGMTAQHPGVAPGLRGSYLGLASDPVIEHLLRLGVTAVELLPVQSFIDDRFLVSRGLRNYWGYQTIAFFAPDSRYMSRDALWEFRAMVRRFHAAGIEVILDVVYNHTGEGDEFGPTLSFRGLDNRSYYRLRDGGRYYVNDTGTGNTLDLTQPMVLRMVMDSLRYWVEVAHVDGFRFDLATVLGREAGGFDPHGGFFDAIRQDPVLAQVKLIAEPWDIGPGGYQLGAYPHPFAEWNDRFRDGVRRFWRGDPGMAPDLARRLLGSAERFDHGGRAATSSLNFVTAHDGFTLEDLVSFTVKRNLANGEDNRDGHHENHSDNLGVEGPTDDARVRAARDLRKRNLLATLFLAQGTPMILAGDEIGNSQGGNNNAYAQDNATGWVDWAMADGLLAAFVARLSALRAAHPVLRQRRFLHARPRGEGGMPDVIWRRADGATPRPEDWHDAGFRCLAVELRMAAEARDAGEAAILAVFNAGPAVPLNLPDTARWQLVLDTTRPDVESETPGAAMTAPAQSVLVFAGTAPEGRLP from the coding sequence ATGAGCCCCGCAACCCGCGGCCTGCCCGGGCATCTGCCGGGGCATGTGCCCGGCCCCGGGCGGGCGTTTCCGCTGGGGGCGACGCCGCAGGGTGACGGGGTGAATTTTGCCGTCGCCTCGGCCCATGCCGAAGCGATCGAACTGTGCCTGTTTTCCGACGACGGGCGCCGCGAGCTGGCGCGGGTGCCGCTCGAGGCGCGGGACGGCGATGTCTGGCATGTGCATGTCGACGGCCTGATGCCCGGTGCGCGCTACGGCTATCGCGCCCACGGCCCCTATGCGCCCGAGGAGGGCCATCGCTTCAACCCCAACAAGCTGCTGATCGACCCCTACGCGCGCGGGCTGGACGGGCGCCTGCGGTGGTCGGACGCGCTGATGGGCTATCGCATCGGCAGCCCGCGGGGCGATCTTTCCTTTGACACCCGCGACAGCGCCTTTGCCGTGCCGAAATCGGTCGTGGTCGATACCGCCTTCACCTGGGGCGAGGACGCGCCGCCGCGCCGCCCCTGGGACCGCACGGTGATCTGCGAGACGCATGTGAAGGGCATGACGGCGCAGCATCCGGGCGTGGCGCCGGGCCTGCGGGGCAGCTATCTGGGCCTTGCGTCCGACCCCGTCATCGAGCACCTGCTGCGGCTTGGCGTGACGGCGGTGGAACTGCTGCCGGTCCAGAGCTTCATCGACGACCGGTTCCTGGTCAGCCGCGGACTGCGCAATTACTGGGGCTACCAGACAATCGCCTTCTTTGCCCCGGACAGCCGCTACATGAGCCGCGATGCGCTGTGGGAATTCCGGGCGATGGTGCGGCGCTTCCATGCGGCGGGGATCGAGGTGATCCTCGACGTGGTCTACAACCACACCGGCGAGGGCGACGAGTTCGGGCCGACGCTGAGCTTCCGGGGACTCGACAACCGCAGCTATTACCGGCTGCGGGACGGTGGACGCTACTATGTCAATGATACGGGCACCGGCAACACGCTGGACCTGACGCAGCCGATGGTGCTGCGCATGGTGATGGACAGCCTGCGTTACTGGGTCGAGGTGGCGCATGTGGACGGGTTCCGCTTTGACCTTGCCACCGTGCTGGGGCGTGAGGCGGGTGGCTTCGATCCGCATGGCGGGTTCTTCGATGCGATCCGGCAGGACCCGGTTCTGGCGCAGGTGAAGCTGATCGCGGAACCCTGGGACATCGGACCGGGGGGCTATCAGCTGGGCGCCTATCCGCATCCCTTCGCCGAATGGAACGACCGGTTCCGCGATGGCGTGCGCCGGTTCTGGCGGGGCGACCCGGGCATGGCGCCCGATCTTGCGCGGCGGCTGCTGGGCAGTGCCGAGCGTTTCGACCATGGCGGGCGCGCGGCCACGTCCAGCCTCAACTTCGTGACGGCGCATGACGGCTTCACGCTGGAAGATCTGGTCAGCTTCACCGTCAAGCGCAACCTCGCCAACGGTGAGGACAACCGGGATGGCCACCATGAGAACCATTCGGACAACCTGGGTGTCGAGGGACCGACGGATGACGCGCGCGTGCGCGCCGCGCGCGACCTGCGCAAGCGCAACCTGCTGGCCACGCTGTTCCTGGCGCAGGGCACGCCGATGATCCTCGCGGGGGACGAGATCGGCAATTCCCAGGGCGGCAACAACAACGCCTATGCGCAGGACAATGCGACCGGCTGGGTCGACTGGGCCATGGCGGATGGTCTGCTGGCGGCCTTTGTCGCGCGGCTGTCCGCGCTGCGCGCTGCGCATCCGGTGCTGCGGCAGCGGCGGTTCCTGCACGCGCGACCGCGTGGCGAGGGGGGCATGCCCGATGTCATCTGGCGCCGCGCCGATGGCGCGACACCGCGCCCGGAAGACTGGCACGACGCCGGTTTCCGCTGCCTTGCGGTCGAGCTGCGCATGGCGGCAGAGGCGCGGGACGCAGGCGAGGCCGCGATCCTGGCGGTGTTCAATGCCGGGCCTGCCGTGCCGCTGAACCTGCCGGACACTGCCCGATGGCAACTGGTTCTCGACACCACCCGGCCCGATGTCGAATCCGAGACGCCGGGCGCGGCGATGACCGCACCCGCCCAATCCGTGCTGGTCTTTGCCGGCACAGCGCCCGAAGGGAGACTGCCATGA
- the glgA gene encoding glycogen synthase GlgA produces the protein MGRRVLSVASECVPLLKTGGLADVVGALPGALAAHGWDMRVLMPAYRPLRQRCAAWPEVWAEDDLFGGRGRVLAGVVDGVSMLMLDAPHLFDREGGPYGPPGGDWPDNPQRFAALSWAAAQIGRNGTAEGWRPEVVHAHDWQAGFAPAYLAFGGPRDVATVITVHNIAFQGWAPAALLSALRLPAHEFHPGALEYYGGLSALKAGLVTADAITTVSPTYADELMRPEFGMGLQGVIAARAGAVRGILNGVDTAVWSPPYADAAGKAAARVALCDEFGLEVPGPLAILVSRLTDQKGIDLLPAVLPGFIEAGGGIVILGSGDPALEAAMRDLARRHPGRVGLRIGYDEALSRRMFAGGDAVLVPSRFEPCGLTQMYGLRFGTLPVVAETGGLADTVINASPAAVSAGVATGFTFHPTDALAFGQTLRRVVAAHADPDLWARLQANAMASDVGWGASAAAYARLYADISG, from the coding sequence ATGGGCAGGCGGGTACTGTCGGTTGCGTCGGAATGCGTGCCGCTGCTGAAGACCGGCGGGCTGGCCGATGTCGTGGGGGCGCTGCCCGGGGCGCTTGCCGCGCATGGCTGGGACATGCGGGTTCTGATGCCCGCCTATCGCCCGTTGCGGCAGCGATGCGCCGCCTGGCCCGAGGTCTGGGCCGAGGACGACCTGTTCGGCGGTCGTGGCAGGGTTCTGGCGGGCGTCGTGGACGGTGTCTCGATGCTGATGCTGGACGCGCCGCATCTGTTCGACCGCGAGGGCGGCCCCTACGGCCCGCCCGGGGGCGACTGGCCGGACAATCCCCAGCGTTTTGCCGCGCTGTCCTGGGCGGCGGCGCAGATCGGGCGGAACGGCACGGCCGAGGGGTGGCGCCCCGAGGTTGTGCATGCGCATGACTGGCAGGCGGGCTTTGCGCCCGCCTACCTGGCCTTTGGCGGTCCGCGAGACGTGGCGACCGTGATCACGGTGCACAACATCGCCTTCCAGGGCTGGGCGCCTGCCGCGCTTCTGTCCGCGCTGCGGCTGCCCGCGCATGAGTTCCACCCGGGCGCACTGGAATACTACGGTGGTCTTTCGGCACTGAAGGCGGGGCTGGTGACGGCGGATGCGATCACCACGGTGTCGCCGACCTATGCGGACGAGCTGATGCGTCCCGAGTTCGGGATGGGCCTGCAAGGCGTGATCGCCGCGCGGGCGGGCGCGGTTCGGGGTATCCTGAACGGCGTGGATACCGCGGTCTGGAGCCCGCCCTATGCCGACGCGGCGGGCAAGGCGGCGGCGCGTGTGGCGCTGTGCGACGAATTCGGGCTGGAGGTGCCGGGCCCGCTGGCGATTCTGGTCAGCCGCCTGACCGACCAGAAGGGGATCGACCTGCTGCCTGCCGTGCTGCCGGGTTTCATCGAGGCCGGGGGCGGGATCGTGATCCTCGGTTCCGGCGATCCGGCGCTCGAGGCTGCGATGCGCGACCTGGCACGGCGGCATCCGGGGCGGGTGGGCCTGCGCATCGGCTATGACGAGGCACTGTCGCGCCGCATGTTCGCGGGTGGCGATGCGGTGCTGGTGCCCAGCCGGTTCGAGCCCTGCGGGCTGACCCAGATGTATGGCCTGCGGTTCGGCACGTTGCCGGTGGTGGCCGAGACGGGCGGACTGGCCGACACCGTGATCAATGCCTCGCCGGCCGCCGTGTCGGCGGGCGTTGCGACGGGGTTCACCTTTCATCCGACCGACGCGCTGGCCTTTGGCCAGACGCTGCGGCGGGTCGTGGCGGCGCATGCCGACCCCGACCTGTGGGCGCGGCTGCAGGCCAATGCGATGGCGTCGGACGTGGGCTGGGGCGCCAGCGCCGCCGCCTATGCCCGGCTCTATGCGGACATCTCCGGATGA